CCAGCCTGTCTTTCATGACCTTTAAGTAAAAAACGCTGACTCTGCATTCTAAATGTTTTTACTCACTGGTTTAGGTAAGGGGACCCCATGTATTACTTTAGGGAGACAGaaacatttcctctctctctctctctccctccccccaattcCTTGTAACAAAAATTTAGGAATTATCTATTTCAAAACTTTCCTTTGATATTATTCTAGTGTTAccctttaaagtttttaaatttacagcATACATTACCTTGCAGggttttgttggggttttgtgtgtgtgtgtgtgtgtgtgtgtgtgtgtgtatttgtttgttttgttttgtttgtttgttttgttatcagTCTCTCTGCCTAGAATATAAACTGGAGGGACTTTATCGATGTATTCTGAGTcaagcacagtgcctggcatctGGGAGAtatcaaatatttgttgaatgaatgaaatcCCTCTGGGTCTTGTCTTTTAGGCTGGtttagaggcacacacacacacagagagaaatgagagaagaggGGGTGCAAAAGGAAGAGGTCCATTGTCAATGGGACTTGATTGTGAACTGGGATGGTAGTGAGAACTTTCCGATCGCAGGGATTTCATCCGGAGCCCCAAATCAGTCACATCACCCTAAGAAGAGGTTCTGGGTCTGTAACTGAGCAATGTCCGGGGCCTGGCAACTCAAAGCGAGAGTGAAATCGGTGGTGAATCAGCCTGGTTTAAGCCTCCCAGGGGTGCACAAGCTGTTCTAGTCCCCCACTCCATTCTTCACCctttcagatcccctgggatcCCGAGGAGGCAGTCACCTCATCCACCCACATCCTATTCTACCCATTCCAAGGTTGCTCATTTCTGCACTCGGCAAATCTTTCATGAAACCGATACAAGTTATTTAGGGAGAAATTAGAGTCGTTCATCGGCAAAGGTTTGGTCTTGGGTGGGAGAAGGAGCCCTCTGACAAccaggggctggggggggggggcttggcGAGACTGTGGGACAAAGCTCGGTGCTGAAGCTCTCCTCCTTCGTTCCCTCATCTCCTGGCGCCCAAGGCAGTGAGTGGGAAGCACAGGAAAAGGGAGGGTTTGGTGGTTACGGGTGCATCCTCCCGGATTCATACCACAAGCACCAGGAGGTGAGCATCGGCTCGGGTACCCGGCCTATGGACATCTGCAGAGGGCGCAGCACTATCGCGAGACTTCCGGAGGCAGCTGCATGGCGCCTGAGGACGCAGTTACCATGGCAACCGGGCGGCGCCTGAGCACGCGGGAAGGAGGCTTAAGTAGAGAGGTCTGGCCTGCTTGCTCTGGGAGACTTGATGAGTGACCCTCCTCAGACTTCTACGGCCTCCGCTTTGGGCCCCCGAGGCCATGGGTCGGATCTCCGGGCTCGTGCCCTCTCGATTCCTGACGCTCTTGGCTCATCTGGTGATTGTCATCACTTTGTTCTGGTCCCGGGTAAGACGCGGACAGGGCACGCGCGCGCGTGTCCTCTTGTCCCTCCCATTCTCGCCTTAGAGTGGACCCAGCTCAGCTCAGTCCACTCCCACAGACCCACACTGGGTCCGTTGCTCCCGTCCCCCGCAACCCCACCCCTcttttgacatttctttctttctttctgcccgGCTCACCAGGAAAGCAACATCCAGGCTTGCCTGCCTCTCAAGTTCACCCCGGAGGAATATGAGAAGCAGGACAACCAGTGAGCTCTTGGGGCGGGGTGAGAGTGCCAGGGTCTTCTACGCAATCCGGAAACCCTGGTCCATCACCCTTTCTCTCTGCAGACTGGTAGCAGCGCTCTGCCTCACCCTGGGCCTCTTTGCAGTGGAGCTGGCTGGCTTCCTCTCAGGAGTCTCCATGTTTAATAGCACCCAGAGCCTCCTCTGTATCCTTTCTGCCTGGCCAGCGTCCCCATGCGACATCATCACCACTCACTCACTTCTGTAGGCCTTTTGGGCACAAGTCTCTGCCCTACGTGGCAAAGCGAATCTCTCTAGGTGAGAGAGAGGTTTTAGACAGTTTTGGGGAATTAATAGACTTCAAACCTTAAACCCTGATGTGAGCCAGGTTCTGGCGATCCATGAATGGGAGTAAAACCACTTTATCCTGTTTGAGGAAGAGATGGATAAACATCTGTAAATCAGTGTGATTAAACAGTATGCTGTAGGAGTGTGCAAAATACAAACCATTGTGGGAACTCAAAAGGgaccaagaaaatgaaacacatagGAAGGTTCTCGATACCCGGATGTGatgctgcaaacctttaatcctagcacgagggaggcaggagcaggtgaatctctaagtTCGAAGCCAGTttggcctacatagtgagctccaaatcagccagggctacatagagagaccctgtttaaaaaaaaaaaaaaaaagatagccgtTGACTCTGAGTTGTGGACAAGGAGGACCAGAGCACTGGAGAAATCCCCACAGTTATCAGACCTGTAGGTATTCTTGTGAGGCCTAGGGCATATGTGACATTAACTCCCAAAAGTGTACAGGGAGAGGTCCTATCAAAACAAACTCAGCTCTGGCCTCTTACACATAAGTGTCCACAAATTCAGAAGGCATGGCTGCCAACTCTGGCGTTTGTCTTAAGGGAAGGGAACAAGCTGAGCCCAAGTCCGAGTACTAAAGGGACCCATCACTTACCTATTATTTTCCTTGACTCTGCTGTATTTTTAAGCCATTGCAGCCCACTGTAGCGCGTCTGTGGCCCTATCTTTCTTCATATTCGAGCGATGGGAATGTACCACGTACTGGTACATTTTTGCCTTCTGCAGGTTATTCTGGAATGGAGGGTGGTGGAAAGTCTATCCCAAATCTGAAGGTTTCCCCCACCTAGACCTTTCCTGCACATGTGAAATTGGTAGAGTTTTGAAGAGTCGTACCCATCCGCTAACCCACTCACATATAAGGCTTGGAGGTTTGAGTGTTTGGGTCGGAAGGGGCTCTAAACCCACCCCCTACTTCCACAGCGCTTTTCCAGCTGTCACTGAAACTGCGTTATTCATCGCTGTCTTTGGGCTGAAAAAGAAACCCTTCTGATCACAACCCGATGAAGGGACCAAAGCCGGAAACGTGATGAACTCCCTCCCATtgctggaagaagaaagggagaggcttCAGTTTTCTCTCGCCCTAGTCTTTTGCTCCTCCCAACTGCGTCTAAACAGAAAATGGCAATGTTGGGATAAGATCTCACAAATCTTGGGTtataattttattagagttttgtaataaaattcattttataataagAGCAAGGCTTAGACTATTTGTCAGAAGACCATTGGGTAAATCAAAAGGCTGATGTAAATAAAGGCTTTTTTCTAGCCTTCTGTACGTGAGCTAGTAGCTTAGGCTTCTATTTGGATTTTTACGGTACAAAATAGGCGGAAGTGAGTGGGCGGGAATATGTAAATAAGAACCTCACATAGGGCTTCTAATTTGCTGTATGTGAGCAGAGCATTATGGGAgaactttgtttctctctttctgcgctgaatggaaaaataaaatatttcaggcGACTTGCAAATAGATATTGCTCTTGAGTTGCAATAACTATAGGTCATTGGGTTCGTGCTAAATTGCCATATTCTCACCCTTTCTTTAATAGGGAATGTCTTTACTTAATTAGGAATGGGCTCCCTTTGTCCCTTATCGTCAGGAGGTTAATCCTTACCTGTTCCTCCTCTCGGAGGGCAGATAGAAAATGATGATTGGAGCTTGCATGATCTGCTGATTAGCATTTCCGTGTAATCAGGACCTGACAACATCCTGATTGCTCCTATCTGATTCTCTGACGATCATATTTATTTCGCATGTGCTGACTGATAGACTTTAGGAACTTTATCCTGTGCTTCTGAAATTTCTCCTAACACTGGTCAGAGCCATGGCTTTAAGGTGCTTTTAGTAATTGTGTATATGACTGACTGATTGCTCAGACCTTATTTCTATGGGAACAAGTGCCTTGCTGCTGATTGTTTGCCCGGCTTCTAGAAAGCACTCTAGGCTCAGTGTGGGGAAAGCAACCTTGGCCCCTCCTCATGTCTACCAGGAGATACTTTCTGATGAGGCCTTAACCCTATGACCTAAAGCGTCTCTTGCCTTCATACCCACATTTCAATTCAATGACCTCCTTACCGTAGGCAAAGCCCTATTAAcaatactgagaaaaaaaaaaaaaaacaatactgaGAAAATAGATGCGATATGACCTATACTCAGCTTTGGGCATATAGAGACGTTTCCCAGCATTCCCAGACTTGTTTAATCCTGTAAATTGTGGTACATGCTAcctcccctccaccaccaccccccccccaaaagaaagatTTTAGGAGTTTCGTAGCAAAGCTTGAAGTTGTAACTTGAGAGCCACCAAAATGTTACATATGTCTCAGCTATTGCTCAGAAACTTAAGTACAGCTCTGTGAgaagcccacccccacaccctTGCATGTGTTTTACTGAACTTGGAAAAAATTACTTTTTCCGGGAGCTTTACTGACAGGTTGCCAAACATAACTCTTATTTAAATTAAGCAGTGTGAACTTGCGATTAAGCAGGTTATATTTACACTGGAGACACAGCTAGCTCACCAGTCAGTGCATACTTGCTGTGCCTTGAGGCCCTCGGTAAAATCCTCAGCATTAAAAACTTAAAGAAGCCAGGAACGGTGATCATGTccacaatctcagcactcagcatggcagaggcaggagcaccacaagttcaaggccagcctggcctatagagtgaattccagccagccagggctgcagagtaagaccccttccccccaacaaagCAAGAGGACCTTGCTGCCCCTTGTAAGGATGGACAAATTGGCCCAGCTCTTGAAGTCCCCCGCTGCATTCCTCCAGCATCAACGCTGTGAAGAGGGCGGTAGTTGAGCAGCTCAGGATGGAGGCTGAGCCCAACCTGAGAAATTCCCCAAGCAGCTGCAGACTTGAAGCAGTTCTGTCAGCCGAATGCTGAGCACTATCCTCTGTTAACCGGATTGTCAAGTACAGATCCCTTTGACCCCAGAACATCTGCTCCTTTTTGTAGGCAAATCTCTCAAAGCTTTCTCAAAACACTTTTATAAGCAGTGAATTTAAGAGAGCTGAGTGCGAAGCCTGTACAAAGCTTCCTTATAACCGTCTCCTGGTTGTCAGTCCATCTCATCTACCTCGGAAATGTCACTGGCTTCTGTTTCCCAAGGTTATATGTACACGGGCTGTATGgctttatatacacatacaggctCACTTCAGCAGCACAGATACCAAAACTGGAGGACACAGAGGGTTCCGGTGGCCTCTGTGCAAGGGCGATACATTCCTCAAGCATTCCTTACCTTTCAGTGACATGTTCCTGTAATTTAAAGACACTACATACACATGTGGTGGGAAGGTAGATGTCTAAAACTTGGacaattaaaaatatcacaattaggggttggggatttagctcagtggtagagcgcttgcctagcaagcgcaaggccctgggttcagtccccagctcaaaaaaaaaaaaaaaaaaaaaaaaaaaaaaaaattcacaattaAACATGAGCTGGCtgccctaaaaaaataaaataagtaaaaaatttaaaaaggtaatAGAAGTCTGGAAGGATAtcgcacatctttaatcccagcatggctctttttcaaaaagagaaaagaaaggaagaaagaaagagacgaTCAGGCAAAGGTTACATCAGTGTGGATTAGTCCTAAGATTGTTGGAACTGTGTTACATTGAAATCAGCATAATCCACTCAACAAGAAGTCATTCAGGTAACCCAGAAACCTCTACCTTCATGGTTTGTGTCTTattcatacaaatacacaaaagtGGCCAATAATTTCATagaactttttgttctgtttttcaagacagggattcgctgtgtaatcttggctgtcctggaactagttctaTAGACCAGCGTGGCCTCAAACTTtcagaaacccacctgcctctgcctcacaagtgctgaggttaaagatgtgtgccaaaAATCACCACAGAATTTCATAGAATTTTAAAGAGATTTgtcacactcaggaggcagaggcaggtggatctttgaatttgaggccagcctgttctacagcaTGGCCAGTCTAGGATAGCTAGGACTGCACAgtgaaacaaaaacatagaatTTACACTAAAGAATCTTatagaaggctggagagatagtccAATTGTTatgaggatccaggttcaaatcccagcacctacacggcagcttactcctgttccaggggatccaatgccctgttCTGTTCACCATGACACTTGGCACTTACTGGGAGCACAGATATGCATTCAGGCAAAtaactcatacatgtaaaataataaaaataaaataagaatattgtaGGGTTGGAGTTACAGCTCAGCTATAGTCGTTTAACTAGCATGACCATAGGGTTGCTCCCAGGTACTGCCGCCCATAGGAAGAATatactattatttctttttttttttttggttcttttttttggagctggggaccgaacccagggccttgcgcttcctaggcaagcactctaccactgagctaaatccccaacccctattatttCTATTGTGcactaaaatatataataaacttaTATACATAAGCGTGTACTTTCCCAGAGGCATACCTGTAACCATTCCAAGAAAATTCCCATTACCGACCACTTTTTGTACCCAAACCCAGAGTCACTTGTGTGGCTTTAGCTCTCTTCTCGGCTTGTTTATGTTGGTGATTACTGTctccttgtcctcttcttcctctccttgtcctcctcttcctcttcctcctccttctcctcctctggcaggactgaggatcaaactcaagacTTCATAGCATTTCCAGTCCCACTACCACCAGCAGTccaccccttcttttctttttgctttaataCAAGATCTCATGTATCCCGAACTGCCTGATCTAGCTGTATAGCGGAGATGACtttgaacatctgatcctccGATCTCTGACTCCCAAGCATTGGAGTTATGTGGAGGATTGTTTAACCACCCTCAGcttttgtggtgttggggatgAAACTTAAGGTCAAGTGcgtactaggcaagcattctcccAACTGAAGTGTATTCTTAGCCTCCCATCCCCAGTCACCTCTGTAGTCCTCAAACACCAACtagatgcttttgtttttcctataacTGTGGAGCAGCAGTTCTGAACTCAGACATTGCCCTGCCACCAAAAGTCAGTCaccctccttctgcctcagccccctcATTTATACTTGCAAACATCAGCTATCTACAACTCAACACCAGAGGACCTATCAGTTAGCATCTGACAAAGACTTTCATTTGCTGTGACGTTAGTGACTTTCTACCTGAGGACTACTTGTCAGGATCTCTCTGTTAAGGATCgatggctgtcccagaacttgctatatagacttggctggccttgaactcaacagctctgctggcttctgcctcctgcttgctagactaaagatgtgtgccagCATGCCCAGCTATAGACCTCAGGGCACTCAAAAGCGGCTCTAAGGCTCGAGTCCTGAGGGTTCTCTCTCCTGCCATTTTATTCTAGATCTGTAGTTGTCTGGCACCTTCAGTGCGGGTGTTAAGTCTGTTGtgggtgtgtttcctgtgagGCTGGGGGTTGGGCATCACGCAGCTTGAGAAGCAGCTGTCTGGCTTCTGTTGAACTTGCTACTTCTCAGTAATAAATACTTTATGGGGTGTGGAAGAGTGCTACAGCCACCTATGAAAGGGCCAAACTGGTTAATGTCAGCTCACAGACACTCTGGTGGCATTTTAAGGAAGACTGAGATGGTCCTCATGGGGAAGGGGTAGAGGGACCAGAATCCCAGCTCTCTGACATCTCCTTAGGACCTTTGCCAGCGAGTTGACACGGATCATGGGGCATGTTCTGTTTTCCCCTCTTCAGCATCCATGCTTGTCCTAGTAAGAGGCTGGCACACCCCCATCTCctcattttcttgtttcctcAAGGGTAGCCAGACAGCCTAAACCTGACCAATAACAGCATCCTATCTTCCCTGCTCCAGTGATTAATTCAACCATAAACCTTGGCAAGCCAGGACTTGTGCTGCATATTTGGGAAAGAGAAACTTAGGCTCTGTCtaagggttttactgttgtgaagagacaccatgaccacgggcaactcttttttttttttttttttttttttcttgctatgaGTGATATTTTATTCCTATCTCATGGAGAAGCCACGGGCaactcttaaaaaaggaaaacatttcactggggctgggatACAGATTCATAGGTTTAGTGCAATTGATATAGTGAAAAGCACAGTGCATGCTGGCAGATATGATgttggagagagagctgagaggtctacattttgatcctcaggcagcaaaAGGAGACTGAGATACACTGGCCAGACTTGACTttctaagacctcaaagcccacccccaccatgacacacttcctccaacagggccacacctcctaattgtacCACTTCCTATGGAccaaacattcacatacatgagtctgtgggggccatccctattcaaaccgccacagactctgattttaaaaaatgctatgaAATAAACTGGTTAAAACAGTGAGGAAGACGTGCACTAGAAAatggctcagagggcaaaggCTGGTGcagcccttgcagaggacccaggttctgggGTCCAGTACCCACATTATGCAGCTCAAAACAACCTATGACTCCAGCTATAGGGGGACATgttacctctggcctccatgggcaccagcactgtgggcatacacacacacacacacacacacacacacacacacacacacacacacacagagagagacagagacagagacagagacagagagacagagagagacagagagacagagagagagacagagacagagagagagacagagagagagagagagagaaactcatagtttaaaaaaataagaatgaggggctggggacttagctcagtggtagagcgcttacctagggaagcgcaaggccctgggttcagtcctcagctctgaaaaaaaaaaaaaaaaaaaaaagaatgaccagAAATGTTaacacacgcctttagtcccagtactcaggaggcaaaggcaggaaggtcTCTGAGAGTTGGAAGACCatcctggtctgcatagcaagctctaggacagctggttacataaagaaaccctgtctcaaaaataagataggtaagtaggtaggtaggtaggtagatagacagacagatagatagacagacatttttaaaacataaaaagcagGTAGGGGCTGgtaaaatgactcagtggttaaaggcaccttcagccaagcctgatgacctgagtttaattgctaggacccacataaagaaAGTGA
The genomic region above belongs to Rattus rattus isolate New Zealand chromosome 9, Rrattus_CSIRO_v1, whole genome shotgun sequence and contains:
- the Tmem107 gene encoding transmembrane protein 107 isoform X2, with protein sequence MGRISGLVPSRFLTLLAHLVIVITLFWSRESNIQACLPLKFTPEEYEKQDNQLVAALCLTLGLFAVELAGFLSGVSMFNSTQSLLSIAAHCSASVALSFFIFERWECTTYCAFPAVTETALFIAVFGLKKKPF
- the Tmem107 gene encoding transmembrane protein 107 isoform X1, with product MGRISGLVPSRFLTLLAHLVIVITLFWSRESNIQACLPLKFTPEEYEKQDNQLVAALCLTLGLFAVELAGFLSGVSMFNSTQSLLSIAAHCSASVALSFFIFERWECTTYWYIFAFCSAFPAVTETALFIAVFGLKKKPF
- the Tmem107 gene encoding transmembrane protein 107 isoform X3; the encoded protein is MGRISGLVPSRFLTLLAHLESNIQACLPLKFTPEEYEKQDNQLVAALCLTLGLFAVELAGFLSGVSMFNSTQSLLSIAAHCSASVALSFFIFERWECTTYWYIFAFCSAFPAVTETALFIAVFGLKKKPF